CGGGTGTCACGGTCTCGATCGACGACGTCACCACGCCCGACAGCAAGGCCGAGATCCTGGGCCGCTACGAGGCGCAGGCGGAGAAGGTCCAGAAGAACTACGAGCGCGGTGTGATGACCGACGACGAGCGTCGTCAGGAGCTCATCGAGCTGTGGACCCAGGCCGCTGCCGAGGTCGGTCGCGCGATGGAGACCAACTTCGACCGCAAGAACCCGATCTACATGATGGTCGACTCGGGTGCCTCCGGAAACATGAACCAGATCCGGCAGGTCGCGGCCATGCGTGGTCTGGTGGCCAACCCGAAGGGCGAGATCATCCCGCGCCCGATCAAGGCCAACTTCCGTGAGGGCCTGTCGGTGCTCGAGTACTTCATCTCGACCCACGGTGCCCGCAAGGGCCTGGCCGACACCGCGCTCCGCACGGCCGACTCGGGCTACCTGACCCGTCGTCTGGTCGACGTGTCGCAGGACGTCATCATCCGTGAGGACGACTGCGGCACCGAGCGTGGCCTGCCCAAGCGGATCGACGACGAGCACGTGGAGACCTCGGCCTACGCCCGGGCCGCCGCCGTCGAGATCACCCACCCGGAGACGGGCGAGGTGCTCGCCGCCGCCGGTGAGGACCTCGGCGACGTCAAGATCGGCGAGCTCGTGGCCGCCGGCATCGCGGAGGTCAAGGTCCGCTCGGTCCTGACCTGCGACGCCCGCACCGGCACCTGCGCCAAGTGCTACGGCCGTTCGCTGGCCACCGGCCAGCTGGTCGACATCGGTGAGGCGGTCGGCATCATCGCCGCGCAGTCCATCGGTGAGCCCGGCACGCAGCTGACGATGCGTACCTTCCACACCGGTGGTGTGGCCTCCGCGGACGACATCACGCAGGGTCTGCCCCGTGTGGTCGAGCTCTTCGAGGCCCGCTCGCCCAAGGGCCGGACGCCGATCTCGGAGTCCGCCGGTCGCGTGAAGATCGAGGAGACCGACAAGGCCCGCGTCGTCGTGGTCACCCCCGACGACGGTGGCGAGCCGCAGGAGATCCCGGTCTCGAAGCGCTCGCGCCTCAACGTCGAGGAGGGCCAGCACATCGAGGTGGGTCACCACATCACCTCCGGTACGCCGGACCCGCAGGACGTCCTGCGCATCCTCGGTGTCCGCAAGGCCCAGGAGCACCTCGTCGACGAGGTCCAGGAGGTCTACCGGTCCCAGGGCGTGTCGATCCACGACAAGCACATCGAGATCATCGTGCGGCAGATGCTGCGCCGCGTGACGGTCATCGAGTCCGGTGACACCAACCTGCTCCCGTCCGACCTGGTCGACCGGGTGCGGTTCGAGGAGGAGAACCGTCGCGTGGTCTCCGAGGGCGGCAAGCCGGCCTCGGGTCGCCCGGTGCTCATGGGCATCACCAAGGCGTCGCTCGCGACCGAGTCGTGGCTCTCGGCGGCCTCCTTCCAGGAGACCACCCGCGTGCTCACCGACGCCGCGATCAACGGCCGCTCCGACAGCCTGCGTGGCCTGAAGGAGAACGTGATCATCGGAAAGCTCATCCCGGCCGGCACCGGCCTCGAGCGCTACCGCAACATCCGGGTGGAGCCGACCGAGGAGGCGCGTGCCGCGGCCTACTCGGTCACCGGCTACGACGCCTACGACTACGACTTCGGTCCGTCGTCGCAGGCCGTCGCGCTGGACGACTTCGACTTCGGCTCCTACCAGAGCTGAGCGCAGCCACCCTTCTCAACGCCGAGCCCCGGTCCCCCTCGTGGGGGCCGGGGCTCGGCCGTTGTCGGAGGCCCTTGGGTCGCCGCCGGGAGCGACGCAGACTGGAACCCATGGTCCGTTCCGCGTGGCACCGTTCGCTCCTGCTCCTCCTCGGCACCTGCGCCCTCGTCCTGGTCGCCTCGGTCTACGTGCACCCGGGCATGCCTCCCGCGCGGGCGGGCGCGACCGACGCGACGCACCCCGTGTCGTCCCGCACGACGACGCCGGAGTGCCGCGCGTCGCAGCTGGACGCCGACTACCGCGCCCGCGACGCCGCAGCGGGCCACCGCTACGGCGTGGTCCGCCTGCGCAACGTCGGTGACCGCGCCTGCGTGGTGCAGGGCTACGGCGGCCTGTCGTACGTCGGCGGCGGCGACGGCGCCGAGGTCGGGGCTCCCGCCGACCGGGAGCCCGCCACCGCCCACCGCGTCGTCCTGGCGCCCGGCGAGCGGGCCCTGAGCCGGGTGTCGGAGACGGTGGCCGGGAACTACCCCCGCAGCCGCTGCCACCCGGTGCCGGTCGACGGCTTCCGCGTCTACGCCCCCGACGCGACCCGGGCCTTCTTCGTCGAGCACGCCACCACGGGCTGCGCCGCCGACGCGGTGCACCTGCTGTCGCACCGTCCCTTCCACGGCTGAGCCGCGCCCGGCGGGCGCCACCGGCGGCGGCGGTTTCGTCGCCGTTGGGGCGGCAGGGGAGAATTCCATCGTGACGATCCCCACCTCGACCGACGTCCTCGTCGTCGGCGCCGGGCCCGCCGGCTCCGCGGCTGCCGCGTGGGCGGCCCGCGCCGGCCTCGACGTCGTCCTCGCGGACGCCGCGACCTTCCCGCGCGACAAGACGTGCGGCGACGGGCTCACGCCGCGTGCGATCGGCGAGATGCAGAAGCTCGGCCTCGAGCCGTGGCTGCGCGATCACGTCGTCAACCAGGGCCTGCGCGCGCACGGCTTCGGCCAGACGCTGCTCCTGCCGTGGCCCGGCCCCCAGTCCTCGGGCTCCGGGCTGCCCGACTGGGGATCGGCCGTCGCGCGCACGGAGCTCGACGACCACCTGC
Above is a genomic segment from Nocardioides okcheonensis containing:
- a CDS encoding DUF4232 domain-containing protein; its protein translation is MVRSAWHRSLLLLLGTCALVLVASVYVHPGMPPARAGATDATHPVSSRTTTPECRASQLDADYRARDAAAGHRYGVVRLRNVGDRACVVQGYGGLSYVGGGDGAEVGAPADREPATAHRVVLAPGERALSRVSETVAGNYPRSRCHPVPVDGFRVYAPDATRAFFVEHATTGCAADAVHLLSHRPFHG